The genomic DNA AGTCATGAAACCCCAATGACCTAAACCGCTGTCAATAATATTAAAAGATTGATTAGGAAGATTAGATAACGCTCTTTGATAGCAATGTACATTAGAATAGTTGCTAATATTTATTTCAAGTAAACTGAAGTTAGAGTCCTCCGGCTCAATACATATAATTTTACTATCAGGGTATTTATTTATAAAATATGTTGCAGCTAGGCCGATGTTTGCCCCTGCATCGATAATAGTTGTTGGATAAAAATCTAACTTTATTTCGTACTCTTTTAAATTAAAAATTTGATGGAAAGTATGCAAATCGGTTGTTCCATTTCGAAGATAAATAGGATAAAATATTTCAGGTACATTTACACGGCAGCCAGAATACGGTATCCCTGGAATTTCTATATTTTTAATAATTTCAGTTTTCATATTTTCCTTTTAATCGAAATTCGCAAGCCAAAATACATGTAAAAATTAAAATGTTTTAAACACATTTAATAGTTGAAATAATCGATTGTATTTTTCACGTTTCATGAGGGCAAACACTTAAGTGCTAAATAATGATTTACCTTCCGATTTATTTAGAAAATTGATTAACAACCGTTCATCAACTCTCTTCAATTTCTTTCAACAAGGCTCTATAATGCTCCGAAACGTGAACATTCGAAAACTCCAAAAATTTTCTATAATGTTTAATTGGTAAAATACCACACCATTTTATTTCGGGATGGTGTTGTGAAAATATTTTATTATTATCTAAGAAGGACTCCATTTTCTTTTGTTCGTCTGCTTTTGGATGCCAAAGATGGTATGATAATAGTTCCTTGCCCATAATAATTCTACGACCTAATAGCTTCTGCAATCTATATGCAAACTCAATATCATCAGGGCCC from Bacteroidales bacterium includes the following:
- a CDS encoding FkbM family methyltransferase; this encodes MKTEIIKNIEIPGIPYSGCRVNVPEIFYPIYLRNGTTDLHTFHQIFNLKEYEIKLDFYPTTIIDAGANIGLAATYFINKYPDSKIICIEPEDSNFSLLEINISNYSNVHCYQRALSNLPNQSFNIIDSGLGHWGFMTETTENSQNKNIKGSVKSITPDEIIKENNLNIIDIFKIDIEGAEKELFESNFENWIPKTRCIIIELHERYKKDSSKSFLEVISKYDFSYFKSGENEVYINNAI